CCGGAAGGCGCCGCGCACGAGCACGAGGTGGTGGTGGCCACGCGCGCCGAGGCCGGGCGCGTGGTGGTGGAGGTGCGTGACACGGGCAGCGGCATCCCCCTGGAGGTGATGGGCCGCATCTTTGATCCGTTCTTCACCACCAAGCCCGTGGGCGTGGGCACCGGCCTGGGGCTGTCCATCTGCCACGGCATCATCAGCGGGCTGGGCGGCGACATCAGCGTGGACAGCACCCTGGGCCAGGGCAGCACCTTCCGCGTGATGCTGCCCGCGCCGTCCTCCACGCCGCCGTCCCGTCCGGCCGAAGTCGCCGTGCGCCGCGCGCCCGCGGCGCCGCGAGGCCGGGTGCTGGTGGTGGACGACGAGCCCGCGGTGGGCCGCGTGCTGCAGCGGCTCTTGCGCGACCACGACGTGGAGGTGGCCACCAGCGGCCGACAGGCCCTGGAGCGCATGGCCCAGGCGCCGCGCTTCGACGCGGTGCTGTGCGACGTGATGATGCCGGACCTCGCCGGACGGGACGTGTACGAAGCCGTGCGGCGCGACCACCCGGGATTGGAGCGCCGCTTCGTCTTCGTGTCGGGCGGGGCCTTCTCCGTGGGCGCGAGGGAGTTCCTGGCGCAGATCCCCAACCCGCTCCTGGAGAAGCCCTTCGACGAGGCCCGCGTGCGCGGCGCGGTGGAGGACCTGGTGCGGCGCGGCCCGCCGGAGGCCGCCTGAGCAACTCCCTCCATCGGTCATCGGGAGGACCCTCCTCCCGCTGACGGATGCGCGGTCCGCCCTCCTCTGCGAGCGTGTGCTCGTCCACCCGCCTCCTCCTCCGCCGAGGTCACACCGCCCATGCGCCGCTCCACCCTGCTGCTGTCCCTTGCTGGCCTGCTGGTCGTGGGCGCGCTCGCGCTCGACGCGCTCACGAAGCTGAACGCGCCCCGGAACCACCCGCCCACCCACGTCGCGTCGGCCCCGCTGCCGGCGCCGGGCACGGGGCCGGACCAGAGCCACACGGTGGTGCAGCCGGGCGAGGCGCCCATCCACCTGGTGCTGCCCGTGGGCGTGGGGCAGCCCGCGTCAGGCAAGGCCGGCCCGCTGGAGCTGACCGGCAAGCTGTCCGGCGCGTACGTGCGCGCGGGGCCGGGTGAGGCCTTCGCGTGGTTCGAGCTGTCGGCGCGCAAGCCGGAGACCGTCCAGCGCGTGCCGGTGAACCTGGCGCTGGTGGTGGACCGCTCCGGCTCCATGATGGGCGGCAAGCTGGAGGACGCGAAGCGCGCGGCCCAGGCCCTGGTGCGGCAGCTCAACGCGGGCGACCGGCTGGCGCTGGTGCACTACGGCTCCAACGTGACGACGCTGCCCAGCGTGGTCATCGACGAGCAGACGCGCGCGTCGCTGCTCCAGGCCATCTCAAGGATTGAGGTGGAGGGCGCCACCAACATCAGCGGCGGGCTCCAGGCCGCGGCGGAGGCGGTGCGCCCCTACACCCGGGAGTACCGGGTGACGCGCACCATCCTGCTGAGCGACGGCCAGCCCACCGAAGGGTTGGTGTCCAACACGGGCCTGTTCTCCGAGGTGGGCCGGATGCGCGAGCTGGGCATCACCGTGAGCGCGCTGGGCGTGGGCGAGGGCTTCAACGACGTGCTGATGCGCGGCATGGCCGAGCGCGGCGGCGGCTTCTCCGGCTTCATCAGCGATTCAGCGGAGCTGGCCTCCATCTTCACGCGGGAGCTGGAGCAGGCCGCCAGCACCGTGGCGCGCAACGTCAACCTCGTGCTGACGCTGCCGCCGGGCGTGAGCAGCGTGGAGGTGATGGGCCTGCCGTCCACGCGCCAGGGCAACACGGTGCGCGTGCCCCTGTATGATTTGACGGGCGGCCAGTCCGCGCGCGTGGTGGCCAAGGTGACGCTGGACGCGCCCGCGAGCGGCGCGGAGATGAGCGTGCTGGCCGCCAGCCTGGACTACGTGGACGTGACGGCGGACCTGCCGTCCCAGGTGCTCCTGACCCTGAGCGCGAAGGTGACGGACAGCGAACAGGTGGTGCACGCGAACCTGGACCGGGACGTGCGCGTGCACGCCATCCGCGCGCTGGGCACGCAGCAATTGCACGCGGCGGCGGAGGAGATGAAGAGCGGCAACCGTCAGGGAGCCATCGATCTGCTCACCAACGCGCGTCGCCTCTTCGGCAGTTCGGCGTCCGCGCTCGCCGGGGAGATTGCGGACGTGGACGCGGCCCAGGCAGCCTATGGCAAGGCCCACGACGAAGGCGACGTGCGGCGTGAGATGCTCCAGTTGAAGCGCAAGACGATGAAGAGCTTCGGGCAGAACAACTCCTACTAGCAGGCAGGGACGGTGCGCCGTGTCGCTCTCCATCCAATTCATCCGCCGGGAGGACTTCGAGACGCGCTGCCTGTCCGCGTTCGTGGGGGCCGGGGCCATGGCGCTGGTGGCGGGCCTGGCCTCGCAGGTGCTGCGCATGCGGGTGGACGTGAGCGCCCTGGCGCTGGTGGCGGCGGCCTTCGCCGCGGTGAAGCCGCTGCCCACCTTCAACGCCCTGGTGCGCACGGCGGTGGTGTTTCTGCCCGCTATCCCCTACGTCCTGGGCCTGCCGTCGCCCTGGGACCACGCGGCGGCGGGCGCGCTCGCCGCGACCGTGCTGGCGTGGCGCGGCCACGGGCGTGACGGCCTGGGCACCTCCACCCAGGTGGCGCTGAGCGCCGGGGCGGCGGCGGTCACCACGACGGTGGGGCTGTACGTGCAGGACGTGCTCGGCGCGCGCTTCTTCTCCGGCCGGGGCTACTTCCCCCTGCTGGTGGACGCGGGCGTGATGGCGCTCTTCTGGAGCATCGGCACGCTGCCGGTGAACCTGGCCATGAGCCAGGACGCGGTGGCCACCCGGGGCATGCGCCTGGAGGCCACGCTCACCGGCGAGGTGCGCGGGCTGGTGGCGCGGGCGCTCGGGCTGTACCGCCAGAGCCAGACGGAGGCGCGCAAGCTGGCCACCGGCGCGGGCCGCGCGAAGCTCCAGGCGGTGCTGGGCAAGCTGGCCGAGGACGCCTTCACCCTGGCCGAGTCCTACACGGTGCTGGAGGCCCAGCTCACCTCCGCGTCCCAGGGCAGCGTGGACTCGCAGGTGCAGGCCCTGCGCAAGCGCGCCCAGGACGCCCAGGACGGCGTGGCCCGGCGCCAGTTGGAGCGCGCCGCCGCGTCGCTGGGAGAGGAGCTCAACCACCTGGACGCGCTGTCCCGCAAGCGGGAGCGGCTGTTCGCCCAGCTCCACGCCCAGGTGGCCCTGCTGGAGCGGGCCCGGGTGTGCTTCATCGGCGCCCAGGCGTCATCCCCGCTGGGCGGGGTGGACCGGGCCCAGGCGCTGGCCGACAAGCTCTCCGCCCTGGACCTGGAGTCCACCAGCGCGGAGCTCCCGCCCCTGCCCCAGCCCGCCCCGGCCGTCCGCGGCTAGCGCCGCGGCCCGGTCTTCGCCCGGTCCCCTTCGACCCTGCCCTTGGGGCCAGGCCCTGGGGGGCCAGCGGAGGTTATTTCTCCGAGGTCGCGCGGGGGGTGCGGGAGGACGCGCGGGGGCGCTTGCGGGCCGGGGTGGCCTGCTTCCTCACGACGGTGGGCGTGTGGAGCTGGCTGGCGATGCGCGCCTCGATCTCCTCGCGGGTGCGGCGGCTGACCTCCAGCGCGGCGTTGATGCGCTCGCGCACGCGGTCGGCCTGGGCCTCGGCGGCGGCCCGGTATTCAGCGAT
The DNA window shown above is from Corallococcus soli and carries:
- a CDS encoding vWA domain-containing protein: MRRSTLLLSLAGLLVVGALALDALTKLNAPRNHPPTHVASAPLPAPGTGPDQSHTVVQPGEAPIHLVLPVGVGQPASGKAGPLELTGKLSGAYVRAGPGEAFAWFELSARKPETVQRVPVNLALVVDRSGSMMGGKLEDAKRAAQALVRQLNAGDRLALVHYGSNVTTLPSVVIDEQTRASLLQAISRIEVEGATNISGGLQAAAEAVRPYTREYRVTRTILLSDGQPTEGLVSNTGLFSEVGRMRELGITVSALGVGEGFNDVLMRGMAERGGGFSGFISDSAELASIFTRELEQAASTVARNVNLVLTLPPGVSSVEVMGLPSTRQGNTVRVPLYDLTGGQSARVVAKVTLDAPASGAEMSVLAASLDYVDVTADLPSQVLLTLSAKVTDSEQVVHANLDRDVRVHAIRALGTQQLHAAAEEMKSGNRQGAIDLLTNARRLFGSSASALAGEIADVDAAQAAYGKAHDEGDVRREMLQLKRKTMKSFGQNNSY